The nucleotide sequence GTTGTCAGAATCCGGTTGCCCAGAACTTTATAGTAGGGCATCCCACCTTTGCGAGCACTTTGCACTGAATGCATACGCGACCCCAGAATCACATCCGGTTCACTTTCACTCCAGACACGCGCAAACTCTGGTAACAATTCCGGAGAATACTGACCATCCCCATGCAGCAGAATCAAACAACTGTAGCCGTTATCAATGGCCACACGAAAACCTATTTTCTGATTCCCGCCATATCCCTGATTGACTCGATTTTTCAATATGGTCACGTTGTGGATTTCATGTGCTTCCAACCATTCTTTCAACACAATTGGACCGTTATCTGAAGACGCATCATCACTTACCAGAAAATGGAAATCAGATCGATTGAACAGTTCGTAAGGAATTCGCTCAAATAAATCGTACAAATGCTGTTCCGCTTCATAGGCGACAACATATACCAGAAATTTATGTGATGCTTGAATTTGTGACATGGGCTTTCGATTGAACCTGTATCAAGACTCTGAACGTTAATAAAATCCAGCAAATCTGAAAGTTCAGTCTGCTGAATCACGAGTGACCTTGTTTCAAGGTCCCTGAAACTGAACCTGCAAAATCTGATTATCCAGATACTTGACTTGTTTGATTAATTTTCCGGGTGGAAATCGTTTGAATATTTTTGAAACTTCATTCGCTGGAGTTTCAAATCCAATATAGACCACCCAGAGTGGTTTCGTAGAGGCTGCGCCAAATACCTGTTGAAAGCTCGGCCACGCTGCCTTGATGTCGTACATATAAAAATGAAATTTAGGAATTGTGATGATCCGGTATCCCCCCATTTCGTACTCGATATATCCACTTCCCAGAGATTTTCCGTGCATCACCCTTCGACCTACCAGATAGTATTCCAGAACATTTCGTGTGCTGTCATCCATGAGGATCGTCTCACCTTCGGGCACCGTCTCCTCTATTATGGAAATCATCTTACGTGCCATTTGGGGTGTTTGCGTGGTTTTGAGCTTCCAAACGTTCGGATAGGCATAGGTATAAATCCATAAGGAGACGAACAGCACAGCAATAATCGTTCGAAAAGTACCAGGACATTTCAATAACGGCCATGTACCTGCCGCCAGACCCAAGGCCACAAATGGCACAAGCCATATCGAATGCCGTGTGTGTCCGACGGGATAGATGCGTAAATGAAACAGCAGCATTGCTACCAATAATGGCAGGAGAACCAGCATTCCTCGCTCGATCGCGATCCTTTTTGAAAGATTTTCCTGTGCCCCTTTCTTGAACAACATGACAATACCAGTCACTACCAGACCGGTCATAAAAATCCACAATGGACCTGATAGGTATTGAATAAATTCCACAACCCGCATCATCGCCAGATAAGCGGGATTGGTGGTGGTTGGATCAAACGCACTGTCAATCAGCCAGAAGTCCCACAGAGCTGTCTGCGTATCACTTCTCACAAACTGGCGCACATGCCCAAAGTAAAGGGCCAGACAGACTCCAAGTAACGCGAACTGTGAGGTCACCCAGCCTGCAAACATCCGCTTCGTGAATGTACCTGTCGCGATTCGTAATATCCCCATTAAGCCCAGGGCCAGAATCAACCAGGCGGCGCTGTAGTGAGTCAGCATGGCCAGGATCAGACAACAGCAGTTCCCTGCCAGCGCACGCAATGAACCTGTTTGATAAAATCGCTCCTGTAAATACAGGGCTGCAAAAATAAAAGTAAGTAACAGCGTGTATCCACGCATTAATGCACCAAGATGGATCATGGGCATTGAAAAAGCCAGAAAGGCAAGTCCTGCTAATGCTGGTCGCTCTCCCAGAATTTCTCGCATCCACAGAAACCCCAGGAACAACGCAGAAAGACTGAATAACAGCGACGGCAACCTGAGTATCATTTCCGAATCGCCTAAAGCAATCCAGTAATGATAGAAGAGAAATATCAGTGGAGGGTGAGTATGAACCCGACTGGCAACCCATGCATCATACAGTGTTACTTCCCGGGCTGCCTGAAAATGCATCGACTCGTCAAAGTCAAGAAAAAATGCATCCAACAGCATCAATCGGAAAACGAGACCTGTGATTATAATTCCAGTCACCAGAAACCAGACCGTCCACGAAGATTTGACATTTCTTTCACTGGAATTCGGCTGCTGTTCCGTAACAGACTTGCTCGCATCGGTAGCGGTCATACTTTCATCAACAACGATGTCCATTTCCTTACATGACCCTCTTACAAGCAATTAATTCGACACTTCTGAATGCAGTTAAAATTCAGTCTGACTTCTACCTCAGACCTGGCTTAAGATCTGGATACATGCCTGATACCGAGTGATACGATAGCTTCTGATCAGACCTTGAAACCCAGACCTGTCCCGGCCCACATTCCTGAATCTTCTCGTTTGGATAAGAGGCTATGTGGCATTGATTTTTGGCACTGTTTCGCTTCCCAGTTCTTTCGGTAAAGCTGTTAGGAAGTACGATCTCGCACCGATCAGTTCCGAGACAACAAAGGCAGATCTCGCATTCACTAGATTCTGCCACACCAACCCACTTTGTGTAAAGCATTTATTATACCCACTACTGCATTTCAGGGTATATTAAGGCTATGTTATTACTCAAAAACGGTTTAACGCGAAGTCAAATCAGTACCAGATAGAAAATACCTGACAGCGACGTGAAAAATCTCAAACTGACGCACTGACCAGCTCACGTGGACCATATCGTTTGATTATCAAATAACTTAAGCACAATTCAGCGATTGTTTTTAATATTTACCGCCGCGAATCGCTATCGCGTTCTTAATCCAGATCAATCCAGTGAGCGAGTCGCCAATAATCGGCTGACTCTGTCTTTATCGATCAAATAGTGACTTTGTCGAACGCGTGTTACGGATCTGGACCTGGTTGACCTGTTTTTCAGTCACGACAAGACTTTGCACGAAGCTGCTCGATTCTTCACACTGCTGATCATCATGACGATCTTTGGACAGGCGCCACAGAACTCTGATGCGTTAGATAAAACAGAAATAGCAGCACCATAGAACGCTGCCAGTTACACTTCGCGTTAAGACATGCTAAGAGCGGTCACCAGTAGCATAAGAGACTTCTTTTTATACCCGCGGATTCTCTCTCTGGTACCATTCTTGCTGCTTTAGAGCAGTTCAGAGAGATTATCCTGCCCCCTGATACAGCGACCCGCTCAGGTTCGTAAGGCCATCATTACAGATGTTAACAAACGGATACACTTTGTATGAACTCGTTAATCCCGTTCAATAGACCGTTTATTGCAGGGAAAGAACTCCATTATATTGCGCAAGCCGTCACCCTCGGCAATATCTCCGGTGATGGCGAGTTTGCACGACGGTGCACAAGCATCATGGAAGAGCGTTTCGGGATCAAGAAAATACTGCTTACCCCTTCCTGTACAGCGGCTCTGGAACTGTCCGCCATGCTGCTGGATATTCAACCGGGTGATGAAGTCATAATGCCGTCTTATACGTTTGTGTCGACAGCGAATGCATTTGTCAGAGTCGGTGCCGTCCCCGTGTTTGTAGACATCAGACCAGACACGCTGAATCTGGATGCACGTCTGGTAGAATTGGCCATTACCGAAAAAACTAAAGCCATTGTCCCCGTCCATTACGCAGGTGTCAGTTGTGAGATGGACCTGATCTTAACACTTGCAGAAAAATATGATCTCAAAGTCATTGAAGATGCCGCCCAGGGCGTCAACGCCCAATATAATCAGAAATACCTGGGTTCACTGGGACAGTTAGGGTGTTTTAGTTTTCATGAAACGAAAAACTTCATTTGTGGGGAAGGCGGCGCTCTCTGTCTGAATTCGGAAGAACTGATTGACCGGGCACACATCATCAGAGACAAAGGCACCAATCGGCAGGCCTTCTTCCAGGGACAGGTCGATAAATATACCTGGTGTGATATTGGTTCTTCATTCGTCCTCAGCGAGCTCAACTGTGCCTTTCTTTATGCGCAACTCGAAATGTTTGACGAAATCAATCAGCGTCGTAAAGAGATTTTTGATTACTATCAGCATAGTCTTCTGCCTCTGGAG is from Gimesia maris and encodes:
- the rffA gene encoding dTDP-4-amino-4,6-dideoxygalactose transaminase → MNSLIPFNRPFIAGKELHYIAQAVTLGNISGDGEFARRCTSIMEERFGIKKILLTPSCTAALELSAMLLDIQPGDEVIMPSYTFVSTANAFVRVGAVPVFVDIRPDTLNLDARLVELAITEKTKAIVPVHYAGVSCEMDLILTLAEKYDLKVIEDAAQGVNAQYNQKYLGSLGQLGCFSFHETKNFICGEGGALCLNSEELIDRAHIIRDKGTNRQAFFQGQVDKYTWCDIGSSFVLSELNCAFLYAQLEMFDEINQRRKEIFDYYQHSLLPLEKNQQLRLPCVPEDCLSNHHMFYILLPNKTLRDGLLNHLKQLQIHAVFHFVPLHSSPMGKTWGYQHGDLPVTEQAADCLLRLPFFYEITTEEQQRVVDEIHKFLQLSLQKVNSEKQVFQVADIRNVE
- a CDS encoding glycosyltransferase family 39 protein; this encodes MDIVVDESMTATDASKSVTEQQPNSSERNVKSSWTVWFLVTGIIITGLVFRLMLLDAFFLDFDESMHFQAAREVTLYDAWVASRVHTHPPLIFLFYHYWIALGDSEMILRLPSLLFSLSALFLGFLWMREILGERPALAGLAFLAFSMPMIHLGALMRGYTLLLTFIFAALYLQERFYQTGSLRALAGNCCCLILAMLTHYSAAWLILALGLMGILRIATGTFTKRMFAGWVTSQFALLGVCLALYFGHVRQFVRSDTQTALWDFWLIDSAFDPTTTNPAYLAMMRVVEFIQYLSGPLWIFMTGLVVTGIVMLFKKGAQENLSKRIAIERGMLVLLPLLVAMLLFHLRIYPVGHTRHSIWLVPFVALGLAAGTWPLLKCPGTFRTIIAVLFVSLWIYTYAYPNVWKLKTTQTPQMARKMISIIEETVPEGETILMDDSTRNVLEYYLVGRRVMHGKSLGSGYIEYEMGGYRIITIPKFHFYMYDIKAAWPSFQQVFGAASTKPLWVVYIGFETPANEVSKIFKRFPPGKLIKQVKYLDNQILQVQFQGP